The following nucleotide sequence is from Paraburkholderia flava.
GATGAGCAGACGCGCGGTCGGCACAGCCCGGATTTTGCCTGGTTCGTACTTCACTCAAGTGCTTGACTGCGGTTCCGCTATGCGGAACAATGTTTTGCAAATCTGCGACGAGTGTATCACCCGATGACGCCCAACTCCACCCCTGCCGTTTCCATCGACGAGCGCAAGTTCGTCGTCGCGCTCGCACGCGGGCTCGATCTGCTGCGTGCGTTCAAGCCGGGCGAAACGATGCTCGGCAATCGCGATTTCGTCGAGCGGACGGGCTTGCCGAAGGCGACTGTCAATCGACTCGCGTACACGCTGACGGTACTCGGCTATCTGCGTTTCGACGAGACGCTTGGCAAGTACGCGCTCGATGCGGGCGTGCTGTCGCTGGGCTTCGCGTTGCTGTCGGGCACCGACACGCTCGAACTCGCGCGGCCGCATCTGCGCACCTTCGCGCGCGAGGTCGGCGCGGCGGTGTCGCTCGGTTGCCGCGATGGGCTCGACATGATCTATCTGGAGACGATCCGCAGCGAGACCGC
It contains:
- a CDS encoding IclR family transcriptional regulator, with the protein product MTPNSTPAVSIDERKFVVALARGLDLLRAFKPGETMLGNRDFVERTGLPKATVNRLAYTLTVLGYLRFDETLGKYALDAGVLSLGFALLSGTDTLELARPHLRTFAREVGAAVSLGCRDGLDMIYLETIRSETALTLGLASGSKLSMLTSSMGRAYLAVQPADVRAALLAELKKAAGRGGAALVADAQREIDAFADARCCFSFRAWHDDVNAVAVPFRETRDGRWLVLSCSGPASSMGEEVFRDSVAPRLKALARRLGDTG